The Arthrobacter russicus genome has a segment encoding these proteins:
- a CDS encoding S8 family peptidase — protein MTQAPKRLVRTTVLSGLTGVALICSTGLPAFAADPATTPNNDSNSSVAAPADKIKGDLANIKGQVSVYVQLNGQGAFAATQPDSVKDNRSKPVDAAASVQKIRKDIEATAQSVTKDAAAKQLYTTTNSLPGVAIVGDADAIRDLSKRSDVAKITPIVPKTVPENKSTDIDTRALNTWAQTGQTGKGVKIAVIDTGLDYTHTDFGGPGTAEAYAKAKASPEILPGTYDPQKFLGGYDLAGDAYNADPSMPSYNPVPTPDNNPLDCASAGHGSHVAGTAAGYGVREDGSTFTAGRNGDPKYSELTEAQVNGMRIGPGSAPEAQLLSFRVFGCSGSTDLVIEALDRALDPNQDGKFDDRADIVNMSLGSKYAPVDDPENDVINSMTKNGVLSVISSGNDGDVYDIGGAPGNAKTSLTVANSIGSAVALDRVDVLAPTVGTAAGQYSGFDPNTVTGDKLTGTVVMGPAGSNADGCAAFSAEDSARIKGSWVWLSWDDNNATRKCGSAVRFNNAEKAGATGVVLDSTLDVFTAGIAGNATIAGVQFTKSFSQQLRPAAQAGNLKLQLKGEYRGTANGVSNQLDTLNPGSSRGVHGSNGIVKPDVAAPGTLIGSAGVASGSNANVKTGTSMAAPHVAGIAALVMGSTKLPALQVKSIVMNTANHDVFRDQKVYGPNRVGSGRVDALDATSTDAFAFASDDPELTSVNFGVLEVADKPVNIKKSVTVQSFGKAGRDYAVKYLPATTVPGVEYQVSPQVKVGPGGTAKVEVTLKITDPTALRKSLDPTMDATQLGTPRQFIAEASGRLELSSAGAPSLRVPIYAAPKPTSAMTAGKSLTFPNDKAGSIKVPLSGRALAQGGLGSSGYNSLLAPFELQTSSPRIDKLDETAGPGSKENSAVRAMDLQNVGISSTIPALAATGGNIQQGDIGFGISTWGNWAALTPAYRPYVYIDTDNDGKDDFRLSLGFATGLDLPLVTLNKINADGSLTVVGSPRPLNGLNGGLDSNTMDTNVMVLPVQAAALGIDASKASPFTYRVVTYSNYKAKDGFLVPVDQTEPKKYDPVNPALWFEDGTASQLFFDKPDAGLNVHQGPGAASAKALFLHLQNATGDLSAKGDGGKRAEVLPVSVTPTKLALTLPWTFAGGFTVATGSGFTPDSAVTVKLAEKTVSTVKADKNGKIFAFVWIPFNNTAGSYKVTATDAVGASSTANLSVFSLWPKW, from the coding sequence ATGACACAGGCCCCGAAAAGGCTGGTCAGAACCACCGTTCTGTCCGGACTCACCGGTGTGGCGTTGATTTGCAGCACCGGGCTTCCCGCCTTCGCCGCAGACCCCGCCACAACCCCCAACAACGATTCAAATAGCTCGGTTGCCGCCCCGGCCGACAAGATCAAAGGCGATCTTGCCAATATCAAGGGACAGGTATCCGTTTACGTCCAGCTGAACGGGCAGGGTGCCTTTGCCGCGACCCAACCCGATTCGGTGAAGGACAACCGGTCGAAGCCGGTGGACGCAGCGGCTTCGGTGCAAAAGATCCGCAAAGACATCGAAGCCACCGCGCAGTCCGTCACCAAAGACGCGGCGGCGAAGCAGCTCTACACGACCACCAACTCGCTTCCCGGCGTCGCCATCGTGGGCGATGCCGACGCGATCCGCGATCTGTCCAAACGATCCGACGTCGCGAAAATCACGCCGATCGTGCCCAAAACCGTGCCGGAGAACAAATCGACCGACATCGACACCCGGGCGCTCAACACCTGGGCGCAAACCGGGCAAACCGGCAAGGGCGTCAAGATCGCCGTGATCGACACCGGCCTCGACTACACGCACACCGACTTCGGCGGGCCGGGGACGGCTGAGGCCTATGCCAAAGCCAAAGCTTCGCCGGAGATCCTGCCCGGCACCTACGATCCGCAGAAGTTCCTGGGCGGTTACGACTTGGCCGGCGATGCCTACAACGCGGACCCGAGCATGCCCAGTTACAACCCGGTACCCACACCGGACAACAACCCGCTGGACTGTGCATCCGCCGGCCACGGATCCCATGTCGCCGGCACCGCCGCCGGCTACGGCGTCCGCGAAGACGGATCGACGTTCACGGCGGGGCGCAATGGCGATCCGAAGTATTCCGAACTGACCGAAGCCCAGGTCAACGGCATGCGGATCGGCCCCGGTTCGGCCCCTGAAGCCCAATTGCTCTCCTTCCGGGTGTTCGGTTGCAGCGGCAGCACCGACTTGGTGATCGAGGCGCTCGATCGCGCTTTGGACCCGAACCAGGACGGAAAATTCGACGATCGCGCAGACATCGTCAACATGTCCCTCGGCTCGAAGTATGCACCGGTCGACGACCCCGAGAACGACGTGATCAACTCGATGACCAAAAACGGCGTGCTTTCGGTGATCTCCTCGGGCAACGACGGCGATGTCTACGACATCGGCGGCGCACCAGGGAACGCGAAGACCTCGCTGACCGTCGCGAACAGCATCGGTTCCGCGGTCGCCTTGGACCGCGTCGACGTGCTCGCCCCCACGGTGGGCACCGCTGCCGGACAGTACTCGGGATTCGACCCGAACACGGTCACCGGCGACAAATTGACCGGCACCGTGGTCATGGGCCCGGCCGGCAGCAATGCCGACGGCTGCGCCGCGTTCTCCGCCGAGGACTCGGCCCGGATCAAAGGCAGCTGGGTTTGGCTGAGCTGGGACGACAACAACGCAACCCGCAAGTGCGGATCCGCGGTCCGGTTCAACAACGCTGAAAAAGCCGGCGCCACCGGCGTCGTGCTTGATTCCACGCTGGATGTCTTCACGGCCGGGATCGCCGGCAACGCGACGATCGCCGGCGTCCAGTTCACCAAGAGCTTCTCCCAGCAGCTGCGTCCGGCAGCACAGGCCGGCAACTTGAAGTTGCAGTTGAAGGGCGAGTACCGCGGCACCGCCAACGGCGTGAGCAACCAGTTGGACACGCTCAATCCGGGATCGTCGCGCGGGGTCCACGGGTCCAACGGGATCGTCAAGCCCGACGTCGCCGCTCCCGGCACCTTGATCGGCTCGGCCGGTGTGGCCTCCGGCAGCAATGCGAATGTCAAAACCGGCACCTCGATGGCAGCACCGCATGTGGCCGGCATCGCCGCCTTGGTGATGGGTTCGACGAAGCTGCCGGCGCTGCAGGTCAAGTCGATCGTGATGAACACCGCCAACCACGACGTCTTCCGGGACCAGAAGGTCTACGGGCCCAATCGGGTCGGCTCCGGCCGGGTCGACGCCCTGGACGCCACCAGCACCGATGCATTCGCCTTCGCCAGCGATGATCCGGAGCTGACCAGCGTCAACTTCGGCGTGCTCGAGGTCGCGGACAAACCCGTGAACATCAAGAAGTCGGTGACCGTGCAGAGCTTCGGCAAAGCCGGACGCGATTACGCGGTGAAATACCTGCCGGCGACGACCGTTCCCGGCGTCGAGTACCAGGTTTCGCCGCAGGTCAAGGTCGGTCCCGGTGGTACCGCCAAGGTCGAGGTGACCTTGAAGATCACCGACCCGACCGCACTGCGCAAGAGCCTGGATCCGACCATGGATGCCACGCAGCTCGGCACTCCCCGGCAGTTCATCGCCGAGGCATCCGGGCGGCTGGAACTGAGCAGCGCCGGCGCACCGAGCCTGCGGGTACCGATCTATGCCGCTCCGAAGCCGACGTCGGCGATGACGGCAGGCAAATCGCTGACCTTCCCGAACGACAAAGCCGGTTCGATCAAGGTTCCGCTGAGCGGACGGGCTCTGGCCCAGGGCGGTCTCGGTTCGAGCGGTTACAACAGCCTGTTGGCCCCGTTCGAACTGCAGACTTCCAGCCCGCGGATCGACAAACTGGATGAAACCGCGGGGCCAGGCAGCAAGGAGAACAGCGCAGTCCGTGCCATGGACTTGCAGAACGTCGGCATCTCCTCGACCATCCCGGCGCTGGCCGCCACCGGCGGGAACATCCAGCAGGGCGATATCGGATTCGGGATCAGCACTTGGGGCAACTGGGCCGCGTTGACCCCGGCCTACCGCCCTTACGTTTACATCGATACCGACAACGACGGCAAGGACGACTTCCGGCTCAGCCTCGGCTTCGCCACCGGCCTGGACCTGCCGCTGGTGACGTTGAACAAGATCAATGCCGATGGCTCGCTGACCGTGGTCGGCAGCCCCCGCCCGCTCAACGGGCTCAACGGCGGGCTGGATTCGAACACCATGGACACCAATGTCATGGTGCTCCCGGTGCAGGCCGCCGCATTGGGCATCGACGCTTCCAAGGCATCGCCCTTCACCTACCGGGTGGTCACCTATTCGAACTACAAAGCGAAAGACGGCTTCCTGGTGCCGGTCGATCAGACCGAACCCAAGAAGTACGACCCGGTCAATCCGGCCTTGTGGTTCGAAGACGGCACGGCTAGCCAATTGTTCTTCGACAAGCCCGATGCCGGGCTGAACGTGCACCAGGGCCCTGGCGCTGCCAGTGCGAAAGCCCTGTTCTTGCACCTGCAGAACGCCACCGGCGATCTCAGCGCGAAGGGCGACGGCGGCAAGCGCGCCGAAGTGCTGCCAGTCTCGGTCACCCCGACCAAGCTCGCGCTGACCTTGCCGTGGACCTTCGCCGGCGGCTTCACCGTGGCTACTGGTTCCGGGTTCACGCCGGACAGCGCGGTGACCGTGAAGCTGGCTGAGAAGACGGTCAGCACGGTGAAGGCCGATAAGAACGGAAAAATCTTCGCCTTCGTCTGGATACCGTTCAACAACACCGCCGGAAGCTACAAAGTCACCGCCACCGACGCCGTGGGCGCAAGCTCGACGGCGAACTTGAGCGTGTTCTCGCTCTGGCCCAAGTGGTAG
- a CDS encoding LysR family transcriptional regulator codes for MEIFHLRYFVAVAEHLSFSKAARSLHMATSPLSQRVRDLERELGTVLFERDSRSVSLSRSGAALLPLAQEVVRKFDDIPQRMTRAAAPEQIAYFVGIAPWLHPSLRQRLVEFSAQVAHRYQLNRWPAGSRELLTAVHQGKLAFALVHLPAQLPGVSSQEIFREQLGAVLPARQFGGRESVSLTDLVDFTYIKTAKGTQPTYYDQLEVRMSAAGVHKRATLSTGDFASPAEVVSNGDAFSLTILDQRISANATNQAEVVALPFNDFNPELATGIIWRTDRAAKNSDLADLIASLQEAFPPSGT; via the coding sequence ATGGAAATCTTTCATTTGCGCTATTTCGTTGCAGTCGCCGAGCACCTGAGCTTCTCCAAAGCCGCGCGCAGCCTGCATATGGCCACGTCGCCGTTGAGCCAGCGCGTGCGCGATTTGGAGCGCGAGCTGGGTACAGTGCTTTTCGAGCGGGACTCCCGAAGCGTGAGCCTGAGCCGGAGCGGAGCCGCCCTGCTTCCGCTGGCCCAAGAAGTGGTCCGGAAATTCGATGACATCCCGCAGCGAATGACCCGGGCCGCTGCCCCGGAACAAATAGCGTATTTCGTCGGAATCGCACCATGGCTGCATCCTTCGTTGCGGCAACGGTTGGTCGAATTCAGCGCCCAGGTGGCACACCGGTACCAACTCAACCGGTGGCCCGCCGGCAGCCGCGAGCTGCTGACCGCAGTGCACCAAGGCAAGCTCGCTTTCGCCCTGGTGCACCTGCCAGCGCAGCTGCCGGGCGTGTCCAGCCAGGAGATCTTCCGTGAGCAGCTCGGCGCGGTATTGCCGGCCCGGCAGTTCGGCGGACGCGAATCGGTGTCGTTGACGGATTTGGTGGACTTCACCTATATCAAAACCGCCAAGGGCACCCAGCCCACCTACTACGACCAGCTCGAAGTCCGGATGTCCGCGGCCGGCGTGCACAAACGGGCCACGCTGAGCACCGGCGATTTCGCCAGTCCGGCCGAGGTGGTTTCGAATGGCGATGCCTTTTCCCTGACCATTCTCGATCAAAGAATTTCGGCAAATGCCACGAATCAGGCCGAGGTCGTAGCGTTGCCCTTCAACGATTTCAACCCGGAATTGGCTACCGGAATAATCTGGCGTACCGACCGGGCTGCCAAGAATTCTGATTTAGCCGACCTGATAGCTTCGCTGCAGGAAGCGTTTCCGCCGTCCGGAACCTAG
- a CDS encoding CaiB/BaiF CoA transferase family protein: MTNQNVATLSSSNRGPLAGIRVIDMATVVMGPYAAQVLGDLGADVIKIESPHDTIRSGLYAKTPGMTSLHLNVNRNKRSVALNLKSEEGHAAALELIDSADILISNMRIDALRRLGMDYESLSAKFPKLIYVHAQGFRPDSDRAGLAAYDETVQAASGLLDIAQRAADIEKPAVLPTIIADKVSALTMAYSAIAALVHQQKTGQGQKVEVPMTDTMLAFNLVEHLQGQAFVPALSQTGFPNSLMKGHYARPTKDGGLVMVIPYGPQNFRDLFVAAGRPELAEDPRVNGEFIDVRADGNDLSALLDEVVPLLSTEEWAEVCLSKSIPFGPVLRLDDAMDDEYVQGGHLLDVAEHPSEGPIRMIGVPMQFSATPPSIRRHAPLPGADTEEVLAELAAAKDSELTNAELAGAVA, from the coding sequence ATGACAAACCAAAACGTCGCCACACTTTCCAGCAGCAATCGAGGCCCGCTGGCCGGCATCCGGGTCATCGACATGGCCACCGTGGTCATGGGTCCTTACGCCGCACAGGTGCTCGGCGATCTGGGTGCAGACGTGATCAAGATCGAGTCGCCCCATGACACCATACGTTCCGGTCTGTACGCCAAGACGCCGGGTATGACTTCGCTGCACCTGAACGTGAACCGGAACAAGCGCAGCGTCGCCCTGAATTTGAAGTCCGAAGAAGGTCACGCGGCCGCCCTGGAGCTCATCGACTCAGCGGACATCCTGATTTCCAATATGCGCATTGACGCACTGCGTCGCCTGGGCATGGACTACGAAAGCTTGAGCGCCAAGTTCCCGAAGCTCATCTATGTACACGCCCAGGGCTTCCGCCCGGATTCCGATCGCGCCGGACTCGCCGCCTACGATGAAACCGTGCAGGCGGCGTCGGGCTTGCTGGACATCGCCCAACGTGCCGCGGACATCGAAAAACCGGCCGTGCTGCCCACCATCATCGCGGACAAAGTCTCCGCCTTGACCATGGCCTACAGCGCGATAGCCGCTTTGGTCCACCAGCAAAAGACCGGCCAGGGCCAAAAAGTCGAGGTGCCGATGACGGACACCATGCTCGCCTTCAACTTGGTCGAGCACTTGCAGGGCCAGGCCTTCGTGCCAGCCCTGAGCCAAACCGGATTCCCGAACTCGCTCATGAAAGGCCACTACGCCCGCCCGACGAAAGACGGCGGCTTGGTCATGGTGATCCCCTACGGACCGCAGAACTTCCGCGATTTGTTCGTCGCGGCCGGCCGACCGGAACTCGCCGAGGACCCGCGGGTCAATGGCGAATTCATCGACGTCCGGGCCGATGGCAATGACCTCTCCGCGCTGCTGGACGAAGTAGTTCCGCTTCTGAGCACCGAAGAATGGGCCGAAGTTTGCCTCAGCAAGAGCATTCCGTTTGGACCAGTGCTGCGGCTCGATGACGCGATGGACGACGAATACGTCCAGGGCGGGCATTTGCTCGACGTCGCTGAGCACCCCAGCGAGGGACCGATCCGGATGATCGGCGTGCCAATGCAGTTCTCCGCAACGCCGCCGTCGATCCGTCGGCACGCGCCGTTGCCTGGTGCGGATACCGAAGAGGTTTTGGCTGAGCTGGCTGCTGCTAAAGATTCCGAACTGACCAACGCCGAACTGGCGGGCGCAGTCGCATGA
- a CDS encoding crotonase/enoyl-CoA hydratase family protein, whose product MSNSVEVSEAAVLTEVVGSTLVITINRPKARNAVNGEVALGLAAALDQLENDVDLRVGVITGAGGSFCAGMDLRAAAAGENVSVPGKGFAGFVEAKVSKPLIAAIEGYALGGGLEIALNCDLIVAAEGATLGLPEVTRGLIAGGGGVIRLPKRIPHHLAMEILLTGSGINASRAHELGLANRVTPDGQALASALELAAVVAQNAPLALAAVKEVARIADSAPESEAFAAQAKEIHQLMKSADVAEGIKAFTERRAPKWSGK is encoded by the coding sequence ATGAGCAACTCAGTAGAAGTTAGCGAAGCAGCAGTGCTGACCGAGGTTGTTGGTAGCACCCTAGTGATCACCATCAACCGGCCGAAAGCCCGCAACGCGGTCAATGGCGAGGTTGCCCTCGGTTTGGCTGCCGCACTTGACCAACTGGAGAACGACGTCGACCTCCGCGTCGGTGTGATCACCGGCGCCGGCGGCAGCTTCTGCGCCGGTATGGATCTGCGCGCCGCTGCCGCTGGCGAAAATGTTAGTGTGCCAGGCAAGGGTTTCGCCGGATTCGTCGAGGCGAAAGTCAGCAAGCCACTGATTGCAGCAATCGAAGGCTACGCGCTGGGTGGCGGCCTGGAAATCGCGCTCAATTGCGATTTGATCGTTGCCGCTGAAGGCGCCACGCTGGGACTCCCTGAGGTAACCCGGGGCCTGATTGCTGGCGGCGGTGGCGTGATCCGACTCCCCAAGCGGATCCCGCATCACCTGGCCATGGAAATATTGCTCACCGGCTCCGGCATCAACGCCTCGCGGGCTCACGAGCTCGGCTTGGCCAATCGGGTCACCCCAGACGGTCAAGCCTTAGCCAGCGCGCTTGAGCTGGCCGCCGTCGTCGCGCAAAATGCGCCGCTCGCCCTGGCCGCGGTCAAGGAAGTTGCCCGAATTGCCGATTCCGCCCCGGAATCGGAAGCCTTCGCCGCTCAGGCGAAAGAGATTCACCAGCTCATGAAGTCCGCCGACGTCGCCGAAGGAATCAAAGCCTTCACCGAGCGCCGCGCCCCGAAATGGAGCGGAAAGTAA
- a CDS encoding acetoacetate decarboxylase, giving the protein MKISEVRQQITTPLSSPAYPAVGSRFTNREYLNIVYRTDAEALRAIVPEPLEIDEPLVRFEIMKMGDSTAYGPYVEAGQAIQVSFNGERGQKEKGEYLHAMYLDNFAATAAGREVSAYPKVMGSPALTVDNGALLGTLDYGSVRVATASMGYKFYPLDFDEAKAQITVPTFMLKINSGLSGEPQFNRLLRTEITDVTVKEAYTGPARLQLFQHVLAPLADLPVLEIVSASHINTDLTLAPAVPVYDYLAEQPEGQISKGASK; this is encoded by the coding sequence ATGAAGATTTCAGAAGTACGTCAACAAATCACCACCCCGCTGAGCAGCCCGGCGTATCCAGCGGTCGGTTCCCGATTCACCAATCGTGAGTATCTCAATATCGTGTACCGCACCGATGCTGAAGCATTGCGCGCCATCGTGCCGGAACCACTGGAAATCGATGAGCCGCTAGTTCGCTTTGAGATCATGAAAATGGGCGATTCCACCGCCTATGGCCCCTACGTCGAGGCCGGCCAAGCAATTCAGGTGTCCTTCAACGGTGAGCGTGGCCAAAAAGAAAAAGGCGAGTACCTGCACGCGATGTATCTGGACAATTTCGCCGCCACCGCGGCCGGGCGTGAGGTGAGCGCTTATCCGAAGGTGATGGGCAGCCCCGCGCTGACGGTAGACAACGGCGCGCTGCTCGGCACCTTGGATTACGGTTCGGTCCGCGTTGCCACCGCCAGCATGGGATACAAATTTTATCCCCTGGATTTTGACGAAGCGAAAGCCCAGATCACGGTGCCGACCTTCATGCTCAAGATCAATTCTGGCTTGAGCGGTGAGCCGCAGTTCAACCGGCTACTGCGTACCGAAATCACTGACGTGACGGTCAAAGAGGCCTACACCGGGCCTGCTCGCTTGCAGTTGTTCCAGCATGTGTTGGCACCGCTTGCGGACCTTCCAGTCCTGGAGATCGTCTCGGCCAGCCACATCAATACCGATCTGACCTTGGCCCCGGCAGTTCCGGTTTATGACTACCTAGCCGAACAACCCGAAGGCCAAATCTCGAAGGGAGCCTCAAAATGA
- a CDS encoding 3-hydroxyacyl-CoA dehydrogenase NAD-binding domain-containing protein has product MSLKNVAVIGAGTIGLSWTALFANAGLNVTVSDPRPDLADVVRDSMPELAASLGSTAEKLLAQVTVSASLADAVANADLVQENGPERLEFKQQLFADIAAAAPSRALLASSSSGIVATLIAEKLDDDAAGRMLIAHPFNPPQLMPLVEIVPGERTLESVTLAAIDFYRELGKVPVREHQEIQGFVANRLQAVVLKEAFNLVIQGVVSVEELDTAMKTSLGARWATIGPFESYHLGGGPGGIRHMFEHLGGNLTGGDSGVTEADVEKLIADVERTYGAGPEAYAKLTAERDRKQLAVNAAVSD; this is encoded by the coding sequence ATGAGCCTCAAAAACGTCGCCGTCATCGGCGCTGGCACCATCGGACTCTCTTGGACGGCGCTTTTCGCTAACGCAGGGCTCAACGTCACGGTAAGCGACCCGCGGCCGGACCTGGCCGACGTCGTGCGCGACTCGATGCCGGAACTGGCCGCCTCGCTCGGCAGCACAGCGGAAAAGCTGCTGGCTCAGGTCACCGTTTCCGCTTCGCTCGCCGACGCGGTTGCGAACGCGGACCTAGTACAAGAAAACGGCCCGGAGCGGCTCGAATTCAAGCAGCAACTCTTTGCCGATATCGCAGCCGCAGCGCCGTCGCGCGCACTGCTGGCCTCATCAAGCTCCGGCATCGTCGCGACGCTGATCGCGGAAAAGCTCGACGACGACGCGGCCGGCCGGATGCTGATTGCGCACCCGTTCAATCCCCCGCAGCTGATGCCGCTCGTGGAGATCGTTCCCGGCGAGCGTACCCTTGAATCGGTGACCTTGGCCGCAATCGACTTCTACCGGGAATTAGGCAAGGTCCCCGTTCGTGAGCATCAAGAGATCCAAGGCTTCGTGGCCAACCGCTTGCAGGCCGTGGTGCTCAAAGAAGCCTTCAACTTGGTCATCCAGGGCGTGGTTTCGGTCGAAGAGCTCGACACCGCGATGAAAACCTCGCTCGGCGCCCGCTGGGCGACCATCGGACCGTTCGAAAGCTACCACCTCGGTGGCGGCCCCGGCGGCATCCGGCATATGTTCGAGCACTTGGGCGGAAATCTCACCGGTGGGGATTCCGGAGTGACCGAGGCCGACGTCGAAAAGCTCATTGCCGACGTCGAGCGCACCTATGGCGCGGGTCCGGAAGCCTACGCGAAACTCACCGCCGAACGCGACCGCAAACAGCTCGCGGTCAACGCAGCAGTCTCCGACTAA
- a CDS encoding acyl-CoA dehydrogenase family protein: MARPANTNPDYFGFEELLTDAERSELARVREFLTNEIKPLAQEAWDKTEFPFEVIEKFAELNLADGQFAGFASSGTQRRALMTGFLSIELNRMDPSLAVFSGVHTGLAMGSIYGGGDEEQRQRWLPDMIAWKKIGAFALTEPEGGSDVSGGMRTTARREGDEWIINGAKRWIGNGTFADLVVVWARDEADNQVKGFVVEKGMPGFSSAKIEGKIALRTVQNADLAFADVRVPEANRLQNINSFRDTAEVLRATRGGVAWQALGVSVRAYELARDYATTRVQFGKPIASFQMIQDLLVKMLGNISAMFGMVTRLAQLSDELRDTPEQAALAKAFCTSKMRETVAFGRELFGGNGIVLDYEIAKLFSDAEAIYSFEGSREMNTLIVGKNITGISAFI; encoded by the coding sequence ATGGCAAGGCCAGCAAACACCAACCCCGACTACTTCGGCTTCGAAGAGCTGCTCACCGATGCGGAGCGCAGTGAACTCGCCCGGGTGCGCGAGTTCCTCACCAATGAGATCAAGCCGCTCGCCCAGGAAGCTTGGGACAAGACCGAGTTCCCCTTCGAGGTCATCGAAAAATTCGCCGAACTGAACCTTGCCGACGGCCAGTTCGCCGGCTTCGCCTCTTCCGGCACCCAACGCCGCGCACTGATGACCGGGTTCCTGAGCATCGAGCTCAACCGGATGGACCCGTCATTGGCGGTATTCTCCGGCGTGCACACCGGTTTGGCGATGGGTTCGATCTATGGCGGCGGCGATGAGGAGCAGCGGCAGCGTTGGCTGCCGGACATGATCGCCTGGAAGAAGATCGGCGCCTTCGCGCTGACCGAGCCGGAGGGCGGCTCGGATGTCTCCGGCGGCATGCGCACCACCGCCCGCCGCGAAGGCGACGAATGGATCATCAATGGCGCCAAGCGCTGGATCGGCAATGGCACCTTCGCTGATCTCGTAGTGGTGTGGGCTCGCGACGAGGCCGACAACCAAGTCAAGGGCTTCGTAGTGGAGAAGGGCATGCCCGGCTTCAGCTCGGCGAAGATCGAGGGCAAGATCGCATTGCGCACCGTGCAGAACGCGGATCTGGCTTTTGCGGACGTCCGGGTTCCCGAAGCCAACCGGCTGCAGAACATCAATAGCTTCCGGGATACCGCCGAGGTGCTGCGCGCCACCCGTGGCGGGGTGGCCTGGCAGGCACTCGGCGTTTCGGTCCGGGCGTATGAACTGGCCCGTGACTATGCAACGACTCGAGTTCAGTTCGGCAAGCCGATCGCCTCATTCCAGATGATCCAAGATCTGCTGGTGAAGATGTTGGGCAATATCTCCGCGATGTTCGGCATGGTGACCCGGCTGGCCCAGCTGAGCGACGAGCTCCGCGATACCCCGGAACAGGCCGCACTGGCGAAGGCGTTCTGCACCTCGAAAATGCGCGAGACCGTGGCCTTCGGCCGGGAGCTCTTCGGCGGCAACGGCATTGTGCTGGATTACGAGATCGCAAAGCTGTTCTCCGATGCCGAGGCGATCTATTCCTTCGAGGGTTCCCGGGAGATGAATACCCTGATCGTCGGCAAGAACATCACCGGGATCAGCGCCTTCATCTAA
- a CDS encoding CPBP family glutamic-type intramembrane protease — MTTAAAPPIWASKHPLLLGSAIMVLWQIVVYGFGSLPLPGLQPDWFPGLGGLLTNFLGAAVVLFLGWRLGLLSASALGWGRIRNYWWLLPLLAIDLSYSLISTEGVPGIVGSPGLLLSSAAALAAVGISEEIAGRGVGLAAAEPAGKWQASITIGLVFGLGHLGNWLFFGSSLEDALWQVVNASAAGFCWSAGRFLVGSIWPLAFIHGFNDWMQINSPGAAPFFFQVAVVLFQISWGALLLSRAVKTTGA; from the coding sequence ATGACCACCGCTGCGGCACCGCCAATCTGGGCAAGCAAACACCCGCTGCTGCTCGGCTCAGCGATCATGGTGCTGTGGCAAATCGTGGTTTACGGCTTCGGATCACTCCCGTTGCCGGGGCTGCAACCCGACTGGTTCCCCGGCCTGGGCGGCTTGCTGACAAATTTCCTGGGCGCCGCCGTCGTGCTTTTCCTCGGTTGGCGACTGGGTCTGCTGTCCGCCTCGGCTTTGGGCTGGGGCCGGATCCGGAACTACTGGTGGCTGTTGCCGTTGCTCGCGATCGACCTGAGCTATTCGTTGATCAGCACGGAAGGCGTGCCCGGGATCGTCGGCTCCCCGGGACTCCTGCTCAGCAGCGCTGCAGCCCTGGCAGCGGTGGGGATTTCCGAGGAAATCGCCGGCCGCGGCGTCGGGTTGGCGGCCGCCGAGCCGGCCGGAAAATGGCAGGCCTCGATCACCATCGGGCTGGTCTTCGGCCTCGGGCATTTGGGCAACTGGCTGTTTTTCGGCAGCAGCCTGGAGGACGCCCTGTGGCAGGTGGTGAACGCGAGCGCCGCGGGGTTCTGCTGGTCGGCTGGCCGGTTCCTGGTCGGATCCATCTGGCCCTTGGCGTTCATCCACGGGTTCAACGACTGGATGCAGATCAATTCCCCCGGGGCCGCGCCGTTCTTCTTCCAAGTCGCCGTCGTCCTGTTCCAAATCAGCTGGGGCGCCTTGTTGCTCAGCCGGGCAGTGAAAACCACCGGC